A window of the Pedobacter frigiditerrae genome harbors these coding sequences:
- a CDS encoding amidohydrolase, which produces MKKILLLALLASPLFVCAQNNPQKAEVGKRADALAEKVINWRRDFHEHPELGNNEVRTAEIIAKHLKNLGIEVKTGVAKTGVVGVLVGGKPGPVVALRADMDALPVTERQPLPFASKVKTTYNGQEVGVMHACGHDSHMAILMGVAEVLAGMKKDITGTVKFIFQPAEEGAPVGEEGGAELMVKEGVLQNPKVDVVFGLHINSQTPVGQITYRPGGTMAAVNDMKITVTGKQAHGAYPWSSVDPIVVSAQIINSLQTIVSRNLNVTENPGVVTIGSIQGGVRSNIIPEKVEMLGTVRNFTPEDEKMFIERIKTIAVKTGEAAGAKVEVLIPYSAHYPVTFNDIALTEKMLPSLQSTAGAANVKLKGPVTGAEDFSFYQEKVPGLFFFLGGMPKDQDHLKAPSHHTPDFFLDESGFTLGVKALCNLTLDYMGMKK; this is translated from the coding sequence ATGAAAAAAATACTACTCCTTGCATTATTAGCCAGTCCTTTATTTGTTTGTGCTCAAAATAATCCTCAAAAAGCAGAAGTTGGTAAACGAGCTGATGCCTTAGCAGAAAAAGTAATCAATTGGCGTAGAGATTTTCACGAACATCCAGAATTAGGAAATAACGAAGTACGCACAGCGGAAATCATAGCTAAACATTTAAAAAACTTAGGAATAGAAGTTAAAACAGGGGTTGCTAAAACAGGAGTAGTTGGTGTTTTAGTTGGTGGCAAACCTGGCCCAGTTGTAGCTTTAAGAGCAGATATGGATGCCTTACCCGTAACAGAAAGACAGCCATTACCTTTTGCATCTAAAGTTAAAACAACTTATAACGGACAAGAAGTTGGCGTAATGCATGCTTGTGGACACGATAGCCACATGGCCATTTTAATGGGCGTTGCTGAGGTTTTAGCAGGAATGAAAAAAGACATTACTGGAACTGTTAAATTTATTTTCCAACCTGCAGAAGAGGGTGCGCCCGTTGGTGAAGAAGGTGGTGCAGAGTTAATGGTTAAAGAAGGAGTTTTACAAAATCCAAAAGTAGATGTTGTTTTTGGTCTGCATATCAATTCTCAAACGCCCGTTGGTCAAATTACCTATCGCCCAGGTGGTACAATGGCAGCTGTTAACGATATGAAAATTACGGTAACAGGTAAACAGGCACATGGAGCTTACCCTTGGAGTAGTGTAGATCCAATTGTGGTTTCTGCACAAATCATTAATAGCTTGCAAACCATTGTAAGCAGAAACTTAAATGTTACTGAAAACCCTGGTGTTGTAACCATTGGCTCTATTCAAGGTGGAGTAAGGTCTAACATCATACCTGAAAAAGTAGAAATGTTAGGTACAGTAAGAAACTTCACACCTGAGGACGAAAAAATGTTTATTGAACGTATTAAAACTATTGCGGTAAAAACTGGTGAAGCAGCAGGTGCAAAAGTTGAAGTACTTATTCCTTACAGTGCACACTATCCAGTAACATTTAATGATATTGCCTTAACTGAAAAAATGTTACCGAGTTTACAATCTACTGCTGGTGCTGCCAACGTAAAATTAAAAGGGCCAGTTACAGGCGCCGAAGATTTCTCGTTTTATCAAGAAAAAGTGCCTGGATTGTTTTTCTTCTTAGGCGGAATGCCGAAAGACCAAGATCATTTGAAAGCACCATCTCATCATACACCAGATTTCTTTTTAGATGAAAGTGGGTTTACATTAGGCGTAAAAGCTTTGTGCAATTTGACATTGGACTATATGGGGATGAAAAAGTAA
- the pgi gene encoding glucose-6-phosphate isomerase gives MLPKIDFTTTNAYKYLADHFIDITETDLKALFVQDPERFEKFSILFEDILIDFSKNRINDTTLALLIQLAHECKLDEAIKAMYSGDKINQTEDRQVLHIALRNQGNKAILVEGKDVMPDVNAVLAKMEKFSNAIISEEWKGYTGKAITDIVNIGIGGSDLGPVMVTEALKAYKTRLNLHFVSNIDGTHLAETLKEVDPETTLFLVASKTFTTQETMTNAHSAREWFLKSGAKTEDIAKHFAALSTNAKDVSAFGIDTENMFEFWDWVGGRYSLWSAIGLSISLGIGFDNFKQLLAGAHASDEHFQHTPFEQNVPIILGLLGIWYINFFGAETQAILPYDQYMHRFAAYFQQGDMESNGKHVDRNGNVVDYETGPVIWGEPGTNGQHAFYQLIHQGTKLIPCDFIAPAQSLNPLGDHHPILLSNYFAQTEALMNGKSQEEVEKELRESGKSESQVKELAPFKVFDGNRPTNSILLKKVTPYSLGSLIALYEHKIFVQGIIWNIFSFDQWGVELGKQLAQKIQPELKDDAKVTSHDSSTNGLINQYKNWRK, from the coding sequence ATGCTTCCAAAAATAGATTTTACAACAACAAACGCTTACAAGTACTTAGCAGATCACTTCATTGATATTACCGAAACGGATTTAAAAGCATTATTTGTGCAAGATCCTGAACGGTTTGAGAAATTCTCTATTTTATTTGAGGATATTTTAATCGATTTTTCTAAAAATAGAATTAATGATACCACACTTGCCCTACTTATTCAGTTGGCTCATGAGTGTAAGCTAGATGAAGCCATTAAGGCGATGTATAGTGGCGATAAAATCAATCAGACTGAAGATAGACAGGTTTTACACATCGCCCTACGTAACCAAGGTAACAAAGCAATTTTAGTTGAAGGCAAAGATGTAATGCCTGATGTAAATGCTGTTTTAGCCAAGATGGAAAAATTCAGCAATGCTATTATTTCTGAAGAATGGAAGGGCTATACTGGCAAAGCAATTACAGATATTGTAAACATAGGTATTGGCGGTTCAGATTTAGGTCCAGTAATGGTAACTGAGGCTTTAAAAGCTTATAAAACGAGATTAAACTTACATTTTGTTTCCAATATAGATGGTACGCATCTTGCGGAAACATTGAAAGAGGTAGATCCCGAAACGACTTTATTTTTGGTAGCCTCTAAAACATTCACTACGCAAGAAACAATGACTAATGCACACAGTGCAAGAGAATGGTTCTTAAAAAGTGGGGCAAAAACCGAAGATATAGCTAAACATTTCGCTGCGCTTTCTACCAATGCAAAAGATGTATCTGCTTTTGGCATTGATACCGAAAATATGTTTGAATTTTGGGATTGGGTTGGCGGTCGTTATTCGCTTTGGAGCGCTATCGGTTTGTCAATCTCATTAGGCATTGGATTTGATAATTTCAAACAATTGTTAGCTGGTGCACACGCAAGTGATGAACATTTCCAACACACTCCGTTTGAGCAAAATGTTCCTATAATTTTAGGCTTATTGGGTATTTGGTATATCAACTTTTTTGGAGCAGAAACACAGGCCATTTTACCTTACGACCAATATATGCATCGATTTGCGGCATACTTCCAACAGGGAGATATGGAGAGCAATGGTAAACACGTAGACAGAAACGGTAATGTTGTTGATTATGAAACTGGACCAGTTATTTGGGGCGAACCAGGAACGAATGGGCAGCATGCTTTTTATCAATTAATTCATCAGGGCACAAAATTAATTCCTTGTGATTTCATCGCTCCTGCTCAAAGTTTAAACCCATTAGGAGATCATCATCCAATTTTATTGTCTAATTATTTTGCTCAAACTGAAGCTTTGATGAATGGCAAAAGCCAAGAAGAAGTGGAAAAAGAGCTAAGAGAGTCCGGAAAGTCCGAAAGTCAGGTGAAGGAATTAGCGCCATTTAAAGTATTTGATGGCAACAGACCAACCAATTCAATTTTATTGAAAAAGGTAACGCCTTATTCTCTAGGAAGCCTGATTGCACTGTATGAGCACAAAATATTTGTACAAGGCATTATTTGGAACATCTTTAGTTTTGACCAGTGGGGAGTTGAATTGGGTAAACAGTTGGCTCAAAAAATTCAACCAGAATTAAAAGATGATGCAAAAGTTACTTCACATGACTCCTCTACAAATGGATTAATTAATCAGTATAAGAATTGGAGAAAGTAA
- a CDS encoding RNA polymerase sigma factor produces the protein MLTPELINGCINKDRRSQKDLYRLYYGYSMRICLRYAKNKDEAVEIVNDGFMKVFMNMHKYDKQRSFNAWISTIMINTSIDYYRSRIRKIEMEELNAKHEVEDSENILSHLNYEDLIKLVQKLSYAYRTVFNLFAIDGFSHEEISEMLSISVGTSKSNLFKARENLKKMLTETPNPSLQKINY, from the coding sequence TTGCTAACACCCGAACTAATCAATGGTTGTATCAATAAAGACAGAAGAAGTCAGAAGGACCTCTATCGACTTTATTATGGCTATTCGATGAGGATATGTTTAAGATATGCAAAGAATAAAGATGAGGCGGTTGAAATAGTCAATGATGGATTTATGAAGGTATTTATGAATATGCATAAGTACGACAAGCAACGCTCATTTAATGCTTGGATTAGCACCATCATGATTAACACTTCAATTGATTATTACAGGAGTAGAATTAGAAAAATAGAGATGGAAGAGCTAAATGCTAAGCACGAGGTGGAAGATAGTGAGAACATTCTTTCCCATTTAAATTATGAGGACCTAATTAAGCTGGTTCAAAAACTCTCTTATGCTTACAGAACAGTTTTTAATCTATTTGCTATTGATGGTTTTTCTCATGAAGAGATTTCAGAAATGTTATCAATTTCTGTTGGCACCTCTAAATCAAACTTATTTAAGGCTAGGGAAAATTTAAAAAAGATGTTAACAGAAACGCCGAACCCAAGCTTACAAAAAATTAACTATTAA
- a CDS encoding YceI family protein: MISIKNSKYLLLVLFYFAFIYAASAQTFVGKNIKVNIFSSTPVEDIKAASSSGAAVLIAQKQELAVQVNIKSLEFDKKLMQEHFNENYMESDKYPTAKFKGIISPKIDWTKDGEYNVTAKGTLNVHGEDQVRSITGKLSIKNGVVNLYSSFDVACAAHQIKIPSLVFTKIAEVIKVTIQGTLNPLNK, encoded by the coding sequence ATGATTTCAATAAAAAACAGTAAGTACTTACTCTTGGTGCTTTTTTACTTCGCATTTATCTATGCTGCAAGTGCACAAACATTTGTAGGAAAGAACATCAAGGTTAACATTTTTTCATCCACACCTGTTGAAGATATTAAAGCAGCTAGTTCTAGTGGAGCAGCTGTGTTAATTGCTCAAAAGCAAGAACTTGCAGTACAGGTAAACATCAAAAGTTTAGAGTTTGATAAAAAGTTAATGCAGGAACACTTTAATGAAAACTACATGGAGAGTGACAAATATCCTACTGCAAAATTTAAAGGTATAATAAGCCCGAAAATTGATTGGACAAAGGATGGTGAATATAACGTTACAGCCAAAGGAACATTAAATGTGCATGGAGAAGACCAAGTGAGAAGCATAACTGGAAAATTGAGCATAAAAAATGGTGTTGTTAATCTCTATTCAAGCTTTGATGTGGCTTGCGCTGCCCATCAAATTAAAATACCAAGTTTGGTTTTCACTAAAATAGCCGAAGTAATTAAAGTTACAATCCAAGGAACGTTAAACCCTCTAAATAAATGA
- a CDS encoding DUF5777 family beta-barrel protein, with amino-acid sequence MNKSKLFIYLFLVLLFLVVRASAQSADSLLNTLDNSKKFNKVESTFKATHIVLSHSTETQKKHDLDLRIRHHFGDIGGEFGSAHTLYGLDVATDLFIGLDYGVSDKLTIGFGRSKHDELLDLYIKQKLIEQQKDGGLPFNLTFLAQVGLVAREPFASTEFANYSDRLTYLIQPIISRKFSSRISLQVMPSYLIRSVSAEPNDPNNLFSVGFAGRFKLTKRLSFVADYTLINGLSRKENLVTPLYNPLGVGLEIETGGHIFSLNFMNSEFITENNFIANTKKSWTEGGVRFGFTISRNFSLFKSKNKDPNTKSTIY; translated from the coding sequence ATGAACAAGTCTAAATTATTTATTTACCTCTTTTTAGTATTGCTGTTTCTAGTGGTTAGAGCTAGTGCCCAATCTGCAGATTCACTACTAAACACTTTGGATAACTCAAAAAAGTTCAACAAAGTTGAATCGACTTTTAAGGCGACACATATTGTATTATCACATTCTACAGAAACACAAAAGAAACACGATTTAGATTTAAGAATTCGCCATCATTTCGGCGATATTGGAGGTGAATTTGGAAGTGCACATACACTTTATGGATTAGATGTTGCGACAGATTTATTTATTGGATTAGATTATGGCGTGAGTGATAAACTAACGATTGGCTTTGGAAGAAGTAAACACGATGAGCTTTTAGATTTATACATCAAACAAAAATTGATAGAGCAACAAAAAGATGGCGGATTACCATTTAACTTAACATTTTTAGCGCAGGTTGGCTTAGTGGCGAGAGAACCTTTTGCCTCAACAGAATTTGCAAATTATAGCGATAGGTTAACTTATTTAATTCAGCCCATTATCTCAAGAAAGTTCTCTTCAAGAATTTCTTTACAAGTTATGCCATCTTATTTAATTCGTTCGGTAAGTGCCGAGCCCAATGACCCGAACAATTTATTTTCTGTGGGATTTGCTGGGAGATTTAAGCTAACCAAACGCCTGTCATTTGTAGCAGATTATACACTCATTAATGGTTTATCAAGAAAAGAAAATTTGGTAACGCCGTTGTACAATCCACTAGGTGTGGGTTTAGAGATTGAAACAGGTGGACATATTTTCTCTCTCAACTTCATGAATTCTGAGTTTATAACTGAAAATAATTTTATAGCTAATACTAAAAAATCATGGACCGAAGGTGGAGTTCGATTCGGTTTCACCATCTCTAGAAATTTCAGCTTATTTAAATCTAAGAATAAGGACCCTAATACAAAATCAACTATTTACTAA
- a CDS encoding ubiquinol-cytochrome c reductase iron-sulfur subunit, producing the protein MERNEFIKSLGLGIALVCTGSCMTGCGSKGEDPTPSPGGGGGGGGSAGTKVNIDLGSQLLTVGAFVASGGVLFIRTATGNSSSSFVATQALCPHQGGTLNWVQASNVIQCSLHSSKYTTTGSIVAQPNDGGTTSALKVYALAVSGTTLTATIS; encoded by the coding sequence ATGGAACGTAATGAATTTATCAAGTCGCTAGGACTTGGGATTGCATTGGTATGCACTGGAAGTTGCATGACTGGATGCGGAAGTAAAGGCGAAGACCCTACTCCATCACCTGGTGGTGGGGGAGGTGGCGGTGGCTCGGCTGGCACAAAGGTTAATATAGATTTAGGTTCTCAATTATTAACGGTAGGTGCATTTGTGGCTTCTGGAGGTGTTTTATTTATCAGAACAGCAACTGGTAACTCTTCAAGCTCTTTTGTGGCCACGCAAGCTTTATGCCCACATCAAGGAGGTACGCTGAACTGGGTGCAGGCTAGCAATGTTATTCAATGTAGTTTGCACAGCTCTAAATATACAACCACTGGTAGCATTGTAGCGCAGCCAAATGATGGAGGAACTACCTCTGCACTAAAAGTATATGCACTGGCTGTATCTGGAACCACATTAACAGCAACAATTTCATAG
- a CDS encoding DUF4251 domain-containing protein, giving the protein MKLIQKLGLIALSVLAFNASAQTDKATTSRIVDDKNYVFVATNAMPLNSTDINNILNKMPGGNNGGNISLTGGNYDVAVSSDSLVVYLPYYGRAYSVSMNNDDNGYRFKSKKFTYETKKRKKGGWDIQISTQDVRNNVRMTLNISENGYGTLSVISNDKQSISYNGYLSEPKKDKS; this is encoded by the coding sequence ATGAAATTAATACAAAAATTAGGACTTATTGCTTTAAGCGTTCTCGCATTTAACGCAAGCGCACAAACTGATAAAGCTACCACAAGCCGCATAGTAGACGATAAAAATTATGTTTTTGTCGCGACAAATGCAATGCCTTTAAATAGCACCGACATTAATAACATTTTGAATAAAATGCCTGGAGGTAATAATGGTGGAAATATTTCACTTACTGGCGGAAATTATGATGTTGCAGTATCTTCAGATAGCTTGGTCGTTTATCTGCCGTATTATGGAAGAGCGTACTCTGTATCTATGAATAATGACGATAATGGTTATCGTTTTAAGTCGAAGAAATTTACATACGAAACTAAAAAACGCAAAAAAGGTGGCTGGGATATACAAATTTCAACACAAGATGTGAGAAACAATGTGAGGATGACCTTGAATATAAGTGAAAACGGTTACGGCACGCTTAGCGTTATAAGCAATGACAAACAATCTATTTCTTATAACGGATATTTAAGCGAGCCTAAAAAGGATAAAAGCTAA
- a CDS encoding glutaminyl-peptide cyclotransferase produces the protein MHFGLPKKSFLSQWGIIFSFAILACITIGCKDEKEMSLSFSAPDQGQNFKVGDEINIKLDAPKDAKISSVVYLLDSTVISTKSNADSVLLPTKGLPLGYRMISAIVTQGEKKDTISTNIVLKSNKAPVKLSYKVVNSFPHDTTAYTEGLAYVDGKLLESTGEKGASELKWVDLKSGKTLQRTKLEPQYFGEGSLKIGDKIIMLTWQESIGFIFDAKTFKQIGTFPYGSSREGWGLTFDGKQILRTDGTNRIWKMNANTFKEEGYLEVYNENGPVESLNELEYINGKIYANVYLTSKIVIIDPLTGMVEAELDLSSLVPQNFFKTDDEKQNNVLNGIAWDAKGKRLFVGGKKWPKLYEIKLDNILAK, from the coding sequence ATGCATTTTGGCCTTCCTAAAAAATCATTTTTATCCCAGTGGGGAATAATTTTCAGCTTTGCTATTTTAGCTTGTATCACCATTGGATGTAAGGATGAAAAAGAGATGTCCTTATCATTTAGCGCTCCAGACCAAGGTCAGAATTTTAAAGTAGGCGATGAAATTAACATCAAGCTTGATGCGCCAAAAGATGCAAAAATAAGCTCGGTAGTTTATTTATTGGATAGTACTGTTATTTCTACCAAAAGTAATGCAGATTCTGTTCTACTACCTACAAAAGGATTGCCTTTGGGTTACAGAATGATAAGTGCAATTGTAACACAGGGTGAGAAAAAAGATACCATTTCGACCAACATTGTTTTAAAATCAAACAAAGCGCCGGTTAAATTAAGCTATAAAGTGGTAAACTCATTTCCACATGATACTACGGCTTACACAGAAGGGTTAGCCTATGTCGATGGTAAATTATTAGAAAGCACTGGAGAAAAAGGTGCGTCAGAATTGAAATGGGTCGATTTAAAATCGGGTAAAACACTACAAAGAACAAAATTAGAACCGCAATATTTTGGTGAAGGTTCTTTAAAAATAGGTGATAAAATTATCATGCTTACTTGGCAAGAAAGTATCGGTTTTATTTTCGATGCAAAAACTTTTAAGCAAATTGGAACATTCCCCTACGGAAGCAGTAGAGAGGGTTGGGGCTTAACATTTGATGGCAAACAAATTCTTAGAACAGACGGAACAAATCGCATCTGGAAAATGAATGCGAATACGTTTAAGGAAGAAGGATATTTAGAGGTTTATAACGAGAATGGACCGGTAGAAAGCTTAAATGAATTAGAATATATAAACGGGAAAATTTATGCCAACGTTTATTTAACTAGTAAAATTGTAATAATTGACCCGCTTACTGGTATGGTTGAAGCAGAATTAGATTTATCATCATTAGTGCCTCAAAATTTCTTTAAAACAGATGATGAGAAACAGAATAACGTTTTAAACGGGATAGCTTGGGATGCAAAAGGCAAACGCTTATTTGTAGGAGGAAAAAAATGGCCGAAGCTTTACGAGATTAAACTCGATAATATTTTGGCCAAATAA
- a CDS encoding YraN family protein, which yields MAQHNDLGFKGEAIAKQYLEQLGYEILDENWVHGKAEVDLIAYINKQIIFVEVKTRSSVSFGLPEDFVSLAKQKQMDLAANEYIELMNHQGEIRFDIVSVLFNKQNNYTIKHIEDAFWPS from the coding sequence ATGGCTCAACACAACGATTTAGGTTTTAAAGGCGAAGCTATTGCAAAACAATACCTAGAGCAATTAGGTTATGAAATATTAGATGAAAATTGGGTTCATGGCAAAGCTGAAGTTGATTTAATTGCATATATCAATAAACAAATCATCTTTGTAGAAGTAAAAACAAGAAGCTCCGTTTCATTTGGCTTACCAGAAGATTTTGTAAGTCTGGCTAAACAGAAACAAATGGATTTAGCAGCAAATGAATACATAGAATTGATGAATCATCAAGGAGAAATCCGATTTGATATCGTTTCAGTTCTTTTTAATAAACAAAATAATTATACCATAAAACATATTGAAGATGCATTTTGGCCTTCCTAA
- the dnaG gene encoding DNA primase: MINRETIDKIMDTARIEEVVGDFVHLKKRGTSLIGNCPFHGEKTPSFHVSVTKGIYKCFGCGKGGDSVRFIMEHEKYSYPEALKFLANKYNIEVEETVESVQDVEAQNARESLYIVSQFAANYFEDQMWNSQEGKTIGLSYFKERGFREDILKKFNLGYSPDVWDALTQDAVKNKHAEEFLEKTGLAIRNDKGKLYDRFRGRVMFPIHNFTGRVIGFGGRTLKTDKNVPKYVNSPESEIYHKSNVLYGLFHAKKAIRDQDNCYLVEGYADVLSVHQANIENVVASSGTSLTIEQIRLIGRFTQNVTILYDGDAAGIKASLRGLDMILEEGLNVKVVSFPAGDDPDSYMHKVGAGAFKTYIEDNRKDFILYKANILLAEAGNDPIKRAGIIRDIVESIAKIPDNIKASVFIRECSSLLQIEERVLLSELNTMRAAKLKKASAPQGRQQYQQHPDMPPADFLADDYEPIVEIPTSDEDKEQEMEILRLLIAYGHELVYWDETDNMYIGSFIMQNLTDVVFKSGLLDRIIKHYWDSIEKGSLPTINTFIHNEDKDVANVSINVTTSPYELSPNWENRHNIYVRHESGHLKKTILDGIYYLKKKKIGEIKKKVVNELKTETDPVNIDIILNKCILIKRVEMSIASYLGNVILE, from the coding sequence GTGATAAACCGTGAAACCATAGACAAAATAATGGATACCGCCCGCATTGAAGAGGTGGTAGGCGATTTTGTGCATTTAAAAAAACGTGGGACAAGCCTTATCGGCAATTGCCCATTTCACGGAGAGAAAACACCTTCATTTCACGTTTCTGTTACTAAAGGAATTTACAAATGTTTTGGTTGTGGTAAAGGTGGAGATTCTGTTCGCTTTATCATGGAGCATGAGAAATACTCCTATCCCGAAGCGCTTAAGTTTTTAGCCAATAAATACAATATTGAGGTTGAAGAAACGGTAGAATCCGTTCAAGATGTTGAAGCTCAAAATGCAAGAGAGAGTTTATACATTGTTTCTCAATTTGCTGCTAATTATTTCGAAGACCAAATGTGGAATAGCCAAGAGGGTAAAACTATTGGTTTGAGCTATTTTAAGGAACGTGGTTTTAGAGAAGATATCCTTAAGAAGTTTAACCTCGGTTATTCACCTGATGTTTGGGATGCATTAACTCAAGATGCCGTTAAAAACAAACATGCAGAAGAATTTTTAGAGAAAACAGGCCTAGCCATCAGAAATGATAAGGGCAAGTTATACGATAGATTTAGAGGTCGGGTCATGTTTCCTATCCATAACTTTACTGGTAGAGTTATAGGATTTGGTGGCAGAACTTTAAAGACTGATAAAAATGTTCCGAAATATGTAAACTCACCAGAAAGTGAGATTTACCATAAATCGAATGTGCTTTATGGTTTGTTCCATGCTAAAAAAGCCATCCGCGACCAAGATAATTGTTATTTGGTAGAAGGTTACGCCGATGTGCTTTCTGTACATCAAGCTAATATTGAAAATGTTGTTGCCTCATCAGGAACATCCCTAACAATTGAGCAGATTAGGTTAATTGGTCGTTTTACCCAAAATGTAACCATTCTTTATGATGGAGATGCAGCAGGTATAAAAGCATCTTTACGAGGCTTGGATATGATTTTGGAGGAAGGATTGAACGTTAAAGTTGTTTCTTTCCCAGCTGGGGATGATCCCGATTCTTACATGCACAAAGTTGGAGCTGGTGCATTTAAAACGTATATAGAAGATAATCGTAAAGATTTCATTTTATACAAAGCCAATATACTTTTAGCTGAAGCTGGGAATGACCCTATTAAACGAGCAGGTATCATTCGTGATATTGTAGAGAGCATCGCTAAAATTCCAGACAATATTAAAGCTTCGGTATTTATCCGTGAGTGTAGCAGTTTGCTTCAAATCGAAGAAAGGGTTTTGCTAAGCGAGCTCAATACCATGAGGGCAGCAAAGCTGAAAAAGGCTTCCGCTCCGCAAGGCAGACAGCAATATCAGCAACATCCAGATATGCCGCCTGCAGATTTTTTAGCCGATGACTATGAGCCAATTGTAGAAATTCCAACTTCTGATGAAGATAAAGAACAAGAAATGGAAATTTTGCGGTTATTAATAGCTTATGGACATGAATTGGTTTATTGGGATGAAACTGACAATATGTATATTGGTTCTTTTATCATGCAAAACCTTACCGATGTGGTATTCAAAAGTGGGTTACTTGATAGAATAATTAAGCATTACTGGGATAGCATAGAGAAAGGTAGTTTACCTACAATAAACACTTTTATACACAATGAGGATAAAGATGTAGCAAATGTTTCAATAAATGTTACCACATCGCCATATGAACTAAGCCCAAACTGGGAAAATAGGCATAATATTTATGTGAGGCACGAATCAGGGCATTTGAAAAAAACTATTCTTGATGGTATCTATTACCTTAAGAAAAAGAAGATTGGAGAAATAAAGAAAAAAGTTGTTAATGAGCTTAAAACCGAAACTGACCCTGTAAATATTGATATTATTCTAAACAAATGTATTTTAATTAAACGAGTAGAAATGTCAATCGCTAGTTATTTAGGGAATGTCATCTTAGAATAA
- a CDS encoding SGNH/GDSL hydrolase family protein: MMNKYIKSGTLIAAIAVLFLSIAMKPKPKKVIFFGDSITQQGMKANGYISLLKKQVDSTKFELIGAGIGGNKVYDLYLRMEDDVLNKKPDLVFIYVGINDVWHKLGAKTGTDYDKYLKFYQALINKIQAKGSKVVLCTPSVIGEKKNGTNEIDGDLDKYAAGIRDLATKNNLPLCDLRKAFIDYEAANNTEDKDRGILTTDKVHLNEAGNKFVAEQMLPFIK; the protein is encoded by the coding sequence ATGATGAATAAATACATTAAATCAGGCACTTTAATAGCTGCAATTGCTGTTTTATTTTTAAGTATCGCTATGAAGCCAAAACCTAAAAAAGTAATCTTCTTTGGTGATTCTATCACACAACAAGGGATGAAAGCAAATGGTTACATCAGCCTCCTTAAAAAACAAGTTGATTCTACAAAGTTCGAATTAATTGGAGCTGGTATAGGAGGTAATAAAGTATATGATCTTTACCTTAGAATGGAAGATGATGTACTAAACAAAAAACCAGATTTAGTTTTCATCTACGTTGGTATAAATGATGTTTGGCATAAATTAGGCGCTAAAACAGGCACAGATTACGATAAATATTTAAAGTTTTATCAAGCACTAATTAATAAAATTCAGGCTAAAGGAAGTAAAGTTGTGCTTTGTACACCTTCGGTAATTGGTGAAAAGAAAAATGGCACTAATGAAATTGATGGTGATTTAGATAAATATGCGGCAGGTATTAGAGACTTAGCTACAAAAAATAATCTTCCGCTATGCGATTTGAGAAAAGCATTTATAGATTATGAAGCTGCAAATAACACAGAAGATAAAGACAGAGGTATTTTAACAACTGATAAAGTACACTTAAACGAGGCTGGAAATAAATTTGTAGCAGAGCAGATGTTACCTTTTATTAAATAA